The Flavobacterium praedii genome window below encodes:
- the gldK gene encoding gliding motility lipoprotein GldK, which yields MKNFIAFTAILTVLISCGRSSDKGELVGVKGAKWHPEKPYGMTLVPGGSYIMGKSDDDVAHVGDAPTKTVTVRSFYMDETEITNSEYRQFVEWVKDSTIRFRLAILAEDSGQGAASDAKGKGKSNGGSIADYSFNDSDPEKMSAYDKYMYENYYSIGTDKDPNAYKRLNRKAKLIKDTKKYPDEYYVEVMDSMYLPLEASYNGLRTIDVNKLKFRYTWMDIQAAAKAKVGKRQDFIRTEEVKVYPDTTVWIKDYAYSYNEPMHNDYFWHKAYGEYPVVGVTWSQAKAFCAWRTLNKNSYLKSKKNHVDNVNSFRLPTEAEWEYAARGGLESATFPWGGPYTKSDRGCFLANFKPNRGDYAADNALYTVEAKSYETNGFNLYNMAGNVAEWTDSAYDANSYDFVSTMNPAVIDNSNKRKVIRGGSWKDVSYFLQVSTRAFEYSDSARSYIGFRTVQDYMGTQTTGNSTSKKK from the coding sequence ATGAAGAATTTCATTGCATTTACGGCAATTTTAACAGTGTTGATTAGCTGTGGTAGATCAAGCGACAAAGGTGAGTTGGTTGGTGTAAAAGGAGCAAAATGGCATCCCGAAAAACCTTATGGAATGACATTAGTGCCAGGAGGTTCATATATAATGGGTAAATCAGATGATGATGTTGCTCATGTAGGTGATGCTCCAACAAAAACTGTAACTGTAAGGTCTTTTTATATGGACGAAACTGAGATTACAAATAGCGAATACCGTCAGTTTGTAGAATGGGTAAAAGATTCTACAATCCGTTTTCGTTTAGCTATTTTAGCAGAAGATAGTGGTCAAGGTGCCGCTAGTGATGCTAAAGGTAAAGGAAAAAGTAATGGTGGTAGTATAGCAGATTATTCTTTTAATGATTCTGATCCAGAGAAAATGTCTGCATATGATAAATACATGTATGAAAATTATTACAGTATTGGTACTGATAAGGATCCAAATGCATATAAAAGGTTAAATAGAAAAGCTAAATTAATTAAGGATACCAAAAAATATCCAGACGAATACTATGTAGAAGTTATGGATTCTATGTATCTGCCTCTAGAAGCTTCCTATAATGGATTGAGAACTATAGATGTAAATAAATTAAAATTCCGTTATACTTGGATGGATATTCAGGCAGCTGCTAAAGCAAAAGTTGGTAAAAGGCAAGATTTTATAAGAACTGAAGAGGTAAAAGTATATCCTGATACTACGGTTTGGATTAAAGATTATGCTTACTCCTACAATGAGCCAATGCATAATGATTATTTTTGGCACAAAGCTTATGGGGAATATCCTGTAGTAGGTGTTACTTGGAGTCAGGCCAAAGCTTTTTGTGCGTGGAGAACGTTAAATAAAAACAGCTATTTAAAGTCAAAGAAAAATCATGTTGACAATGTAAATTCATTTAGATTACCAACAGAAGCAGAATGGGAATATGCTGCTAGAGGTGGTTTAGAATCTGCTACTTTTCCATGGGGTGGCCCTTATACAAAAAGTGATAGAGGCTGTTTCTTAGCAAACTTTAAGCCTAATAGAGGTGATTATGCAGCTGATAATGCTTTGTATACTGTAGAAGCTAAATCGTATGAAACTAATGGATTTAACTTATACAACATGGCTGGTAATGTTGCAGAATGGACGGACTCTGCTTATGATGCAAATTCTTATGATTTTGTTTCTACAATGAATCCTGCTGTTATTGATAATTCTAATAAACGTAAAGTTATAAGAGGTGGATCTTGGAAAGATGTTTCTTATTTCCTTCAGGTAAGTACTCGTGCTTTTGAGTATTCAGATTCTGCCAGAAGTTACATTGGATTCAGAACAGTTCAAGATTATATGGGTACTCAAACAACCGGTAATAGTACAAGTAAAAAAAAATAA
- a CDS encoding sigma-54 interaction domain-containing protein: MDTVQSIKQRFEIIGNDPKLNRAIEKAIQVAPTDISVLVAGESGVGKENIPKIIHSLSHRKHGKYIAVNCGAIPEGTIDSELFGHEKGAFTGATSTREGYFEVANGGTIFLDEVGELPLTTQVRLLRVLENGEFIKVGSSQVQKTNVRIVAATNVNLFKAIEKGKFREDLYYRLSTVDITLPPLRERKEDIHLLFRKFVADFANKYKMPPLKLDESAILLLQKFRWSGNIRQLRNVAEQISVLETNRDITAATLQTYLPSEGNNLPSVIKDKKNDSDFNTEREILYKVLFDMKSDLHDLKKLTLELMQNGNSNVQETNKSLIKKIYGAKEEDSEIDFEEEPRTSYLSNTNIEQEYEEQDSNNYLLAETIEEEEVLRLEQKEIEMIKKSLEKNKGKRKAAADELGISERTLYRKIKQFDL, encoded by the coding sequence ATGGATACAGTACAATCAATAAAACAACGATTTGAGATTATTGGGAATGACCCAAAGCTCAATCGTGCGATAGAAAAAGCCATACAGGTTGCTCCTACTGATATTTCGGTTTTGGTGGCTGGTGAAAGTGGTGTTGGGAAAGAAAATATCCCAAAGATTATACATTCTTTATCTCATAGAAAACACGGAAAATACATTGCTGTAAACTGTGGTGCCATACCAGAAGGAACCATTGACAGTGAACTTTTTGGACACGAAAAAGGAGCTTTTACAGGTGCAACTAGCACTCGTGAAGGGTATTTTGAAGTAGCCAATGGAGGAACTATTTTTCTTGATGAAGTTGGTGAATTACCATTGACAACTCAAGTACGTTTGTTGCGTGTTTTAGAAAATGGAGAGTTCATAAAGGTGGGTTCATCACAAGTTCAAAAAACAAATGTCCGAATCGTAGCAGCAACGAATGTCAATTTATTCAAAGCTATCGAGAAAGGCAAATTTCGTGAAGACTTGTATTACCGTTTGAGTACGGTAGACATCACTTTGCCTCCGCTTCGAGAACGCAAAGAAGATATTCATTTATTGTTTCGAAAATTTGTAGCCGATTTTGCAAACAAATACAAAATGCCTCCTTTAAAACTGGATGAAAGCGCAATTTTATTACTGCAAAAATTTCGTTGGAGTGGTAATATTAGACAATTACGAAATGTTGCTGAACAAATTTCGGTTTTAGAAACAAACAGAGATATTACAGCAGCTACATTGCAAACCTATTTACCATCAGAAGGCAATAATTTACCTTCGGTTATAAAAGACAAAAAAAACGATAGCGATTTTAATACCGAAAGAGAGATTTTATACAAAGTCCTTTTTGATATGAAAAGTGATCTGCATGATCTAAAAAAACTAACTTTAGAATTAATGCAAAATGGCAATTCCAATGTACAGGAAACCAACAAATCACTTATCAAAAAAATATATGGTGCCAAAGAAGAGGATAGCGAAATAGATTTTGAAGAAGAACCAAGAACATCATATCTATCTAATACTAATATAGAACAAGAATATGAAGAACAAGATTCGAACAATTATCTCTTAGCCGAAACCATCGAAGAGGAAGAAGTGTTGCGACTCGAACAAAAAGAAATCGAAATGATTAAAAAATCATTAGAAAAAAACAAAGGAAAACGAAAAGCAGCTGCCGATGAGTTAGGAATTTCCGAACGCACTTTGTATCGAAAAATAAAACAATTTGATTTATAA
- a CDS encoding glycerol-3-phosphate dehydrogenase/oxidase, producing the protein MNRNEQLEKLKKNQIWDFIVIGGGANGLGVAVDAASRGFNTTLLEAVDFAKGTSSRSTKLAHGGVRYLEQGNLSLVIEALKERGLMKKNAGHLVKNESFIIPNYNWWGGYFYTIGLKLYDLLAGKLSLGSSKYLSKEKTLELIPSIESKGLQSGVLYHDGQFDDSRFAINLAQTAIEKGACVVNYLKVTQLLKDDKNHIIGVIASDQKSGEEYTIQGKAVINATGVFTNAIMKMNDTVYKKYIVPSQGIHLVFDKTFLQGENALMIPKTSDGRVLFAVPWHDKIIMGTTDTLVKKSDLEPIALEEEIDFVLKTAQRYLTKKPTRSDVLSVFAGLRPLAAPEKKRQSTKEVSRSHKIIVSESRLITITGGKWTTYRKIAEDIIDKAIKVHQLPKKKCKTEHLAIHGNKKNCAEDFENHLYIYGTDKTAIIEIQESKPELKEKLHPNYNYTLAEVVWAIRQEMATTVEDVLARRVRLLFLDARAAIASADKVAHLLAKELGHDENWIQNQLAEFKTVANGFLLKEFRIP; encoded by the coding sequence ATGAATCGAAATGAACAACTAGAAAAACTCAAAAAAAACCAAATTTGGGACTTCATCGTAATTGGCGGTGGCGCCAATGGCTTAGGTGTTGCGGTGGATGCGGCAAGTAGAGGTTTTAATACTACACTTTTAGAAGCGGTAGATTTTGCCAAAGGAACCTCAAGCCGAAGCACTAAATTAGCTCACGGAGGTGTTCGTTATTTAGAACAAGGTAATTTATCCCTTGTCATAGAAGCTTTAAAAGAACGAGGTTTAATGAAAAAAAACGCGGGACACTTGGTCAAAAACGAATCCTTCATTATTCCTAATTACAATTGGTGGGGTGGCTATTTTTATACCATTGGATTAAAATTATATGATTTATTAGCTGGAAAACTAAGTCTTGGAAGTTCAAAATATTTATCGAAAGAAAAGACACTGGAATTAATCCCATCCATAGAATCAAAAGGATTGCAAAGTGGTGTCCTCTACCACGACGGTCAATTTGACGATTCCCGATTCGCGATTAACCTAGCACAAACTGCAATAGAAAAGGGAGCTTGCGTAGTCAATTATTTAAAAGTTACACAATTACTAAAAGACGATAAAAACCATATTATAGGAGTCATAGCTTCTGACCAAAAATCAGGAGAGGAATATACGATACAAGGCAAAGCTGTGATTAATGCAACGGGAGTATTTACCAATGCTATTATGAAGATGAACGATACGGTTTATAAAAAATATATTGTTCCAAGTCAAGGTATCCATTTGGTATTTGACAAAACTTTTTTACAAGGAGAGAATGCTTTAATGATTCCAAAAACAAGTGACGGAAGAGTACTTTTTGCTGTGCCGTGGCACGATAAAATTATTATGGGAACTACTGATACTTTGGTAAAAAAATCAGATCTTGAACCAATAGCACTCGAAGAAGAAATTGATTTTGTACTGAAAACAGCTCAAAGATACTTAACTAAGAAACCAACAAGAAGCGATGTCCTTTCGGTTTTTGCAGGGTTAAGACCTTTGGCAGCACCTGAAAAAAAAAGACAAAGCACCAAAGAAGTCTCTCGTAGCCACAAAATAATTGTATCCGAATCCAGATTAATCACCATCACTGGCGGCAAATGGACCACGTATCGAAAAATTGCAGAAGACATTATTGACAAAGCCATCAAAGTGCATCAGTTACCGAAAAAAAAATGTAAAACGGAACATTTGGCTATTCATGGAAATAAGAAAAACTGTGCTGAAGATTTTGAAAATCACTTATATATTTATGGAACAGATAAAACAGCAATCATAGAAATACAAGAAAGCAAACCTGAATTGAAAGAAAAACTACATCCAAATTACAATTATACATTAGCTGAAGTCGTTTGGGCTATTCGCCAAGAAATGGCTACTACGGTTGAGGATGTTTTGGCGAGACGCGTCCGGTTGCTATTTTTGGATGCTCGAGCTGCAATTGCTAGTGCTGATAAAGTGGCACATTTACTAGCGAAAGAATTAGGACATGATGAAAACTGGATTCAAAATCAATTGGCCGAATTTAAAACAGTGGCCAATGGTTTTCTTTTGAAAGAGTTTCGAATTCCATAA
- the topA gene encoding type I DNA topoisomerase codes for MAKNLVIVESPAKAKTIEKFLGSDYQVESSYGHIADLPSKEIGVDVENGFKPKYEVSADKKALVSKLKTLAKNADMVWLASDEDREGEAISWHLAEELKLKKEKTKRIVFHEITKSAILKAIDKPREIDYNLVNAQQARRVLDRLVGYELSPVLWRKVKGGLSAGRVQSVSVRLIVEREREIQNFTAVATYSVVAEFTNEVGKSFKAKLPKNFNTKKEAEDFLKQNIGSTYKVADLETKPTKKSPTSPFTTSTLQQEAARKLYLPVGITMQLAQRLYEAGLITYMRTDSVNLSKDAMDAAQAEIIKSYGKEFSNPRTFVNKSKGAQEAHEAIRPTDMSLHTVDIDRDQARLYDLIWKRTLASQMSDAKLERTNVKIEANNHEEIFTASGEVLLFEGFLKVYLEGHDDEEEEQEGLLPALKVNETLQNNYITATERYSRAAARYTEASLVKKLEELGIGRPSTYAPTISTIINRNYVEKGNLEGQERNYTQLTLQSGKMIEKLLKENTGSDKGKLVPTDIGTIVTDFLVKNFGNILDYNFTAKVEHDFDEIAEGNIEWTKMMQEFYDQFHPTVKDVEANADRESGERILGIDPESGKPVSVRLGKFGPMAQIGDAEDEDKKFASLRNEQNIGNITLEEALNLFLLPKNLGTYKDEEVEVSNGRYGPYVRHGSVFISLPRGEDPLDVSMVRAQELIDEKAIADAPIAVYKGEGVQKGTGRFGPFIKWNGIFINVSKKYDFNNLSQSDIEALIEDKLQKNIDKVLHNWEDEGILVEKARWGRSVITKGKIKIELSKDVDATKLTLAEVQEMIAKKTPAKKVAAKKTTTTKKPAATKPAAKKAVAKKK; via the coding sequence ATGGCAAAGAATTTAGTGATAGTTGAGTCCCCTGCAAAGGCAAAAACAATCGAGAAATTTCTAGGAAGTGATTATCAGGTAGAGTCAAGTTATGGGCATATAGCCGATTTGCCTTCCAAAGAAATTGGGGTTGATGTTGAAAACGGATTTAAACCCAAATATGAAGTTTCCGCAGATAAAAAAGCATTAGTGTCCAAATTAAAGACTTTAGCCAAAAATGCCGATATGGTTTGGTTAGCTAGTGATGAGGATCGCGAAGGAGAAGCTATTTCGTGGCATCTTGCTGAAGAATTGAAACTTAAAAAAGAAAAAACAAAACGTATTGTTTTTCATGAGATTACCAAGTCGGCTATTCTTAAAGCTATTGATAAACCTCGTGAAATTGATTATAATTTAGTTAATGCACAGCAGGCTCGAAGAGTTTTGGATCGTTTGGTTGGTTATGAATTATCACCGGTGCTTTGGAGAAAAGTCAAAGGAGGTTTGTCTGCCGGACGTGTTCAATCGGTTTCAGTACGCTTGATTGTGGAAAGAGAACGCGAAATTCAAAATTTTACTGCAGTGGCAACGTATTCTGTAGTGGCTGAATTTACAAACGAAGTAGGAAAGTCTTTCAAAGCAAAACTTCCAAAAAATTTCAATACAAAAAAAGAAGCCGAAGATTTTTTAAAACAAAACATAGGTTCTACATATAAGGTAGCTGATTTAGAAACCAAGCCTACCAAAAAGTCTCCTACATCACCTTTTACAACTTCGACTTTACAACAAGAAGCTGCTAGAAAATTGTATTTGCCTGTTGGAATAACCATGCAATTAGCACAACGTTTGTATGAAGCTGGACTTATTACATATATGAGAACAGATAGTGTAAACTTGTCCAAAGATGCTATGGATGCTGCACAAGCCGAAATAATTAAGTCTTATGGAAAAGAATTTTCTAATCCACGTACTTTTGTCAATAAAAGCAAAGGGGCACAAGAAGCTCACGAAGCCATTCGTCCAACTGATATGTCTCTTCATACTGTTGATATTGATAGAGATCAAGCTCGATTGTATGATTTGATTTGGAAACGAACTTTAGCTTCTCAGATGAGTGACGCTAAATTAGAACGTACCAATGTAAAAATTGAAGCAAATAATCACGAAGAAATATTTACTGCTTCTGGAGAGGTTTTGCTTTTTGAAGGATTCCTAAAAGTTTATCTTGAAGGACACGATGATGAAGAAGAGGAACAAGAGGGATTGTTGCCTGCATTGAAGGTTAATGAGACATTACAAAATAATTACATAACTGCAACCGAAAGATATTCTAGAGCAGCTGCAAGATATACTGAAGCTTCTTTAGTAAAAAAATTAGAAGAACTTGGAATAGGTCGTCCTTCAACTTATGCTCCTACGATTTCTACAATTATCAACAGAAATTATGTTGAAAAAGGTAATCTAGAAGGGCAAGAGAGAAATTATACGCAGCTGACTCTGCAATCGGGTAAAATGATAGAGAAGTTGCTCAAAGAAAACACAGGTTCTGATAAAGGGAAATTAGTTCCTACGGATATTGGTACAATTGTTACCGATTTTTTGGTAAAAAACTTTGGAAACATTTTGGACTATAATTTCACAGCTAAAGTTGAACATGATTTCGATGAAATTGCTGAGGGAAATATTGAATGGACAAAGATGATGCAGGAGTTCTACGATCAATTTCACCCAACAGTAAAAGATGTTGAAGCCAATGCGGATAGAGAAAGTGGAGAAAGAATATTGGGGATTGATCCTGAATCTGGTAAGCCGGTTTCAGTTCGTTTGGGTAAATTTGGACCAATGGCACAAATTGGCGATGCTGAAGATGAAGATAAAAAATTTGCAAGCCTCAGAAATGAACAAAATATTGGTAATATAACTTTAGAAGAAGCATTAAATTTATTTCTGCTTCCAAAAAACTTGGGTACATATAAAGATGAAGAAGTAGAAGTGAGTAATGGTCGTTATGGGCCTTATGTACGACACGGATCTGTTTTTATATCTTTACCAAGAGGGGAGGATCCTTTGGATGTTTCTATGGTAAGAGCTCAAGAATTAATAGATGAAAAAGCGATTGCCGATGCACCAATTGCTGTTTATAAAGGCGAAGGAGTACAAAAGGGGACTGGTCGCTTTGGTCCGTTTATAAAATGGAACGGAATTTTTATTAATGTAAGTAAGAAATACGATTTTAATAATTTATCTCAATCAGATATTGAAGCTTTAATTGAAGATAAACTTCAAAAGAATATTGATAAAGTGCTTCATAACTGGGAAGATGAAGGGATTTTGGTTGAAAAAGCACGATGGGGTCGATCTGTTATTACAAAAGGCAAAATAAAAATTGAATTGAGCAAAGATGTTGATGCTACAAAATTGACATTGGCAGAAGTTCAGGAAATGATTGCTAAAAAAACACCCGCTAAAAAAGTTGCAGCAAAAAAAACGACAACAACTAAGAAACCAGCTGCTACGAAGCCCGCTGCCAAAAAAGCTGTTGCAAAAAAGAAATAA
- a CDS encoding GxxExxY protein, which yields MTDSNDFYYKKNENYEIVGLCMEVHRLLGPGLLEIVYKDALEIEFRNHNIPYEREKEYAVEYKGVILPHKFYADFVVYSDIIIEVKSIKEISNDHLAQTLNYMKLADTPIGIIANFQNKSLVHKRLINT from the coding sequence ATGACTGATTCTAATGACTTTTATTATAAAAAGAATGAAAACTACGAAATCGTTGGACTATGTATGGAAGTGCATCGACTTTTAGGTCCTGGTTTACTCGAAATAGTTTATAAAGATGCTTTAGAAATAGAATTCAGAAATCATAATATCCCTTATGAAAGAGAGAAAGAATATGCAGTAGAATACAAAGGTGTCATTTTACCACATAAATTTTATGCCGATTTTGTAGTCTATTCAGACATTATTATCGAAGTAAAATCAATAAAAGAAATTAGCAATGACCATCTAGCGCAAACATTAAACTATATGAAACTAGCTGACACCCCGATAGGGATTATTGCAAATTTTCAAAATAAATCATTAGTTCACAAAAGGCTAATTAATACATGA
- the miaB gene encoding tRNA (N6-isopentenyl adenosine(37)-C2)-methylthiotransferase MiaB codes for MEKIIEESKQGNSLVLEHKPENTKKLFIESYGCAMNFSDSEIVASILSDGGYNTTSVLEEADLVLVNTCSIRDKAEQTIRKRLEKYNAVKRINPKMKVGVLGCMAERLKEKFLDEEKIVDLVVGPDAYKDLPNLLSEVEEGRDAINVILSKEETYGDISPVRLMSNGITALVSITRGCDNMCTFCVVPFTRGRERSREPQSIMNEIQDLWDKGFKEITLLGQNVDSYLWYGGGLKKDFVNATEMQKATAVDFDQLLEMVAVGFPKMRIRFSTSNPQDMHESILHVIAKYPNICKHIHLPVQSGSNRILKEMNRLHTREEYMDLIDKIRSIIPDGAISQDMISGFPTETEEDHQDTLSLMEYVKYNFGYMYSYSERPGTLAGRKMEDDVPETVKARRLQEIVDLQQKHAWSRSEEYIGKTVEVLVEKVSKKSKEEFSGRNSQSITVVFPKENYKIGDFVNVKITSCTSGTLKGEAVGFSSMN; via the coding sequence ATGGAAAAGATAATTGAAGAAAGCAAACAAGGAAATAGCCTTGTTCTGGAACATAAACCAGAGAACACCAAAAAACTTTTTATAGAAAGCTACGGCTGTGCGATGAATTTTTCGGACAGTGAAATTGTGGCATCAATATTGTCTGATGGCGGATATAACACCACTTCGGTCTTGGAAGAAGCTGATTTGGTTTTGGTCAATACTTGTTCGATTCGGGACAAAGCCGAACAAACGATACGCAAACGTCTGGAGAAATACAATGCCGTAAAACGCATTAATCCAAAGATGAAAGTGGGCGTTCTAGGCTGTATGGCGGAACGTTTGAAAGAGAAATTTCTTGACGAAGAGAAAATTGTAGACCTTGTTGTAGGTCCTGATGCCTACAAAGATTTACCGAATTTATTGAGTGAGGTTGAAGAAGGACGTGATGCCATCAACGTGATTTTATCGAAAGAAGAAACGTATGGTGATATTTCGCCTGTTCGTTTGATGAGTAACGGAATAACAGCTCTCGTTTCTATTACTAGAGGTTGTGATAATATGTGTACGTTTTGCGTGGTACCTTTCACTCGTGGGCGTGAGCGCAGCCGTGAACCCCAAAGTATCATGAATGAAATTCAGGATTTGTGGGACAAAGGCTTTAAGGAAATCACCCTTTTAGGTCAGAACGTAGATAGTTATTTGTGGTACGGTGGCGGATTGAAAAAGGATTTCGTCAATGCAACTGAAATGCAAAAAGCAACAGCAGTAGATTTTGATCAATTATTGGAAATGGTAGCGGTGGGTTTCCCGAAAATGCGTATTCGTTTTTCGACATCGAATCCACAGGATATGCATGAAAGCATTTTGCACGTCATTGCCAAATATCCTAACATTTGCAAGCATATTCACTTACCTGTACAATCAGGAAGCAATCGAATCTTGAAGGAGATGAATCGTTTACATACCCGAGAGGAATATATGGATTTGATTGACAAAATTCGTTCTATTATTCCAGACGGAGCCATCTCACAAGATATGATTTCGGGCTTTCCGACCGAAACAGAGGAAGATCATCAAGACACTTTGAGTTTGATGGAGTATGTAAAATATAATTTTGGTTATATGTACAGCTATTCCGAACGTCCGGGAACTTTAGCGGGAAGAAAAATGGAAGATGATGTTCCAGAAACTGTCAAAGCAAGAAGATTGCAGGAAATTGTGGATTTACAACAAAAGCATGCTTGGAGTCGTTCTGAGGAATATATTGGTAAAACAGTTGAAGTTTTAGTCGAAAAAGTTTCGAAAAAATCTAAGGAAGAGTTTTCGGGAAGAAATTCACAAAGTATAACTGTAGTTTTTCCGAAAGAGAATTATAAAATAGGAGATTTTGTAAATGTGAAAATTACATCTTGTACCTCTGGAACTTTGAAAGGTGAAGCGGTTGGATTTTCAAGTATGAATTGA
- a CDS encoding formimidoylglutamase encodes MEFDFLEPLDKEFLNHILELSAQQFGSKIVIHTNDAIPDLDKIDIAIIGVLENRGNKNGSNDNDLSAIRKQLYGMYPGNWKATIADLGNILAGNTKEDTFFALKKIISSLVKKKIIPLVIGGSQDLTYAMYRAYDNLEQMVNLVAIDSKFDFGRENEGISSDSFLTKIIIEEPNNLFNFCNIGYQTYFNSQEEIDLVEKLFFDAYRLGEVSNNISIAEPVFRDADLVSIDLNSVKSADSGNFNVFNPNGFNGKEICSLSRYAGISDKVSSFGVFNHHNTKQEAVLIAQIFWYFIEGYHYRSNEYPFGSRENYLKYIVPLEDEDLIFYKSDKTDRWWIEIPFISSSNNKLKKNTLLPCSYEEYLAACNQEMPERWWKAQRKNVV; translated from the coding sequence ATGGAGTTTGACTTTTTAGAACCATTAGATAAGGAATTTCTAAATCATATTTTAGAATTGTCTGCTCAACAATTTGGTAGTAAAATTGTTATACATACTAATGATGCTATACCCGATTTGGATAAAATTGATATTGCAATAATTGGTGTTTTGGAAAATAGAGGCAATAAGAACGGAAGTAATGATAATGATTTAAGCGCTATTCGGAAACAATTGTATGGAATGTATCCAGGAAATTGGAAAGCTACTATTGCTGATTTAGGAAATATTCTTGCTGGTAACACAAAAGAAGATACTTTTTTTGCACTGAAGAAAATTATATCGAGTCTTGTAAAGAAGAAAATCATCCCTTTAGTTATTGGAGGTTCTCAAGATTTGACTTATGCAATGTATCGTGCTTATGATAATTTAGAGCAAATGGTCAATTTGGTGGCTATCGATAGTAAGTTTGATTTTGGAAGGGAAAATGAAGGAATCAGTTCAGATTCTTTTTTGACAAAAATTATTATTGAAGAACCTAATAATTTGTTTAATTTTTGTAACATTGGATATCAAACCTATTTCAATTCTCAAGAAGAAATCGATTTAGTTGAGAAATTGTTTTTCGATGCATATCGACTAGGCGAGGTGTCAAATAATATTTCAATTGCTGAACCCGTTTTTAGAGATGCTGATTTAGTTAGTATCGATTTAAATAGTGTGAAATCAGCTGATTCTGGCAATTTTAATGTTTTCAATCCAAATGGTTTTAATGGAAAAGAAATTTGCTCTTTGTCCAGATATGCCGGCATAAGTGATAAAGTAAGTTCTTTTGGTGTTTTTAACCATCATAATACGAAACAAGAGGCAGTTTTAATAGCTCAAATATTTTGGTATTTTATCGAAGGATACCACTATAGATCAAATGAATATCCTTTTGGAAGCAGGGAAAATTATTTAAAATATATTGTCCCATTAGAAGATGAGGATTTGATTTTTTATAAAAGTGATAAAACAGATAGATGGTGGATTGAAATACCATTTATTTCAAGTTCGAACAATAAGTTAAAAAAAAATACGTTGTTACCGTGTTCGTATGAAGAATATTTAGCTGCTTGTAATCAAGAAATGCCTGAAAGATGGTGGAAAGCTCAAAGAAAAAATGTTGTTTGA